The genomic interval TTTGCTTTATAAGTTCATAtcaataatatgatatattttcattcttttcttttttttttttcaggaaAAGTTCACCCCCTTTGTCTTTCAAGACCTTCTGCAaaattttcttcctttctttatTTGGGTACGTCCATTTAATGGATTTGGGTCGTGTGTTATCACACTCATGTAGTCACTCCATCTTGACTGTCTAATCATGATAAACGGATCAAATTTTAAGATcgaaatttttgttaaaaaaaattaaatttattcgtTCCGATCTGGATCAAATAAACAAGATGCTTCCCATTATTAAGATGACATGCATGTATTAATGTGTATAAACCATACCCTATATATGGAAATAGGTTGAAATGTTTATACTTTACATGTTTTACCTCCTATTAGTTATATGATTTAAACAAGGGTGCTATATGTTTTTTCTCACATTTAAATCTTTTACATATCTTTTATATGGTGCAACAGTCAACAAAACTACTATATTTAGCGAGAAAATGTTGTGTGTCTAGCTAAGTTTAATATTTAGTATGTTCGATGCACTAAACAATAATTAAAGAGGATATAAAAACATGTTTTTCCAACTTCattgattattaaaatatcGTATTTCGATCCAAAATTTTCAGGATTACTTTGAGCTTGGATATAAATGGTGTTGGTCTCATTTACACTTCAGCAACTTTGGCTGCTGCTACCACAAACTGTCTTCCAAGTATCACCTTCTTCTTAGCACTCCTACTCAGGTAGTGAACAGAGTTTTAAGCTTACACACTATAGCTTTccattaatttattcaattattatagcttaattaattaaatgctTACGCAAATAAAGGAACCTTGGTAATTGGTATGTATTGTCTATCTCTATTCCTTGTCAAAACTAActttaattgatattttcagGTCATTAATATTCCAGTTGtacattttaaattaatttataatttactatGAATAAGATTCGGAGCGCACTACTCTTCTTTTGGTAGCAACTTGAAAAGGCATGACTTTTATGTAGTTATTACTAGTATATATAGACCACGAGTGAATTAAATATGTAACATTTTTCAGACAAAAGAACGACAGGTATATActctaaaatataatatgaagGTACCTTGATTAGTGACACTAAAACAAGAAAAAGATAAAGATAAGACACacttaaatattaaaagtagACATACCATATTAAGATTCCATTCATATATTTCCAGCAGCTCTTGTAAAGTTTTCAGTTACTTTTTTAAGCAAAGTTAATTTTATAGGGATTCTGACCTGATTCTGCGCAAAGGTGTTAAAATGGGCTTTAGCTGGCCCATGAAATTTTTATATGATAAATTTTGGGAACACAAGTTTACCTGAAATATTTATAAGCTAACTATGTACCgtaatttttatgaaattgtATGCAAGTGTACCCGAATTTTGGAAATTTGAAATGTTAGGTACGTAAATGTTTATTGGAAAGTCAAAAATCGGAAATTTCCATTCTTAATTTTTTGGTAAgcattttatatttcaatttttttttttcgatattGAAAGTTTTGCGGTGGTGAACCGGAATTTAACATAaaatcttgatttttttttttaaattgttaggACAAAAATCATATTCCAATGAATTTGTGGGATAGAAATAAGGGGTAGGTTAACAATGATAAAACATAAGATGAAGAGGAAGATCAATAATCTACTAAGGTTTcataaatcaaatgaaaaaacaatttaGCATGATAGCGTTACAATAAGTATATTCTCACAATACTGTTTTGGCGTGAAAACAAATCACATTGtgataatttatttagttaatgCACTATTAATGCATGTGAGAATATGGTATTTAATTTCAGGGTTGAAAGTTTGAAAATAAAGACAGGAGGTGGGATTGCTAAGTTGGTAGGCATTGTAGCATGTATGGGTGGTGCAGCGACCCTTGCCTTTTATAAAGGTCCTCGTTGGAAACTTTTAAGCCATCATCACCTTCTAAGATACCATAATACCAAACAACATGATCAAAACCATGTTCCATCTGCTACATGGGTAAAAGGTTGCTTCCTCGTGCTTCTCTCCAACGTGTTTTGGGGTCTATGGTTGGTGCTACAGGTAATTAACATCAACTCTTCCCCTTTTAGTCATCaacttataattaattaaccCATAATGACGTTAATTAATACTcactccattcttttttatgtgtcaatttttagaagaaaaaaattgtcacTTTTCATATTGttgttttcaaaattcaaaatagtgCTAATAATATAATCAAAGTTTATTAGCTTTTTTTATTATGCGCAAATAATCTTTAAGAAAAACGAAGAATATATATCCTTATGAATTTATTACTTAAgccatttaataaattttttggtaTTGACTAATTAGGcttttgtaataaaaaagtACCCGTCAAAGCTGATGTTTACAACACTTCAGTGTTTCTTAAGCTCAATTCAATCTTTATTGATTGC from Cicer arietinum cultivar CDC Frontier isolate Library 1 chromosome 5, Cicar.CDCFrontier_v2.0, whole genome shotgun sequence carries:
- the LOC101501394 gene encoding WAT1-related protein At5g64700-like, with amino-acid sequence MKGKKPYVVVVVIQIIYAAMFILSKVAFDNGLNNFIFVFYRQAVATLFLIPFAFFFEWKSSPPLSFKTFCKIFFLSLFGITLSLDINGVGLIYTSATLAAATTNCLPSITFFLALLLRVESLKIKTGGGIAKLVGIVACMGGAATLAFYKGPRWKLLSHHHLLRYHNTKQHDQNHVPSATWVKGCFLVLLSNVFWGLWLVLQAFVIKKYPSKLMFTTLQCFLSSIQSLLIALIIERDIEQWKLGWNVDLLAVLYCGIVVTGLTYYLQTWVVEKKGPVFLAMSTPLSLVITIFSSIIFFGETIHLGSVLGGLMLVVGLYSVLWGKNEEQTPKTPLDLEQPASS